In Pseudomonas saudiphocaensis, one DNA window encodes the following:
- a CDS encoding CobW family GTP-binding protein has translation MLEQIPTHLIAGPLGAGKTSLIQALLGQKPAGERWAVLINEFGQIGLDSALLHRDDSGISFAEVAGGCLCCVNGVPFQIGLSRLLRKARPDRLLIEPSGLGHPKQLLQQLRQPPWDQVLALQPSVVVLDAAALARDEALPPQQQDVAEQAGLLVLNKSETLDAEAREQLTQRLPQRPICWTQQGRLDLSRLPQTETRACAAAAEAPLLPSGSTPPATLWLDPLQPITQVHAAAEGWSIGWRWHPCRRFDLNQVARWLATLPWKRAKLVLHGTKNWVSANALDGAALEFRASEWRRDSRLELIFAEAQDQEALTLGLRRCLVEAAPQ, from the coding sequence ATGCTCGAACAGATCCCCACCCACCTGATCGCCGGCCCGCTGGGAGCCGGCAAGACTAGCCTGATTCAGGCGCTGCTGGGGCAAAAACCCGCCGGCGAACGCTGGGCCGTTTTGATCAACGAGTTTGGCCAGATCGGCCTGGATTCAGCCCTGCTACATCGCGACGACAGCGGCATCAGCTTTGCCGAAGTGGCGGGCGGCTGCCTGTGCTGTGTCAACGGCGTGCCCTTTCAGATCGGTTTGAGCCGGCTGCTGCGCAAGGCCAGGCCGGACCGCCTGCTGATCGAGCCTTCCGGGCTTGGCCACCCCAAGCAACTGCTGCAGCAGCTACGTCAGCCGCCTTGGGATCAGGTGCTCGCCCTGCAACCCAGCGTGGTGGTACTGGACGCCGCCGCCCTGGCCAGAGACGAAGCGCTTCCACCACAGCAACAGGACGTTGCCGAGCAGGCCGGGCTTCTGGTACTGAACAAAAGCGAGACACTGGATGCCGAGGCGCGAGAGCAGCTGACGCAACGCCTCCCGCAACGGCCGATTTGCTGGACCCAGCAAGGCCGGCTCGACCTCAGCCGCTTACCGCAGACTGAAACTCGCGCTTGCGCAGCAGCAGCGGAGGCACCGCTGCTACCTTCAGGCAGCACGCCGCCCGCCACGCTCTGGCTGGACCCGCTACAGCCGATCACTCAGGTCCATGCGGCTGCCGAAGGCTGGAGCATCGGTTGGCGCTGGCACCCGTGCCGACGCTTCGACCTTAATCAGGTAGCCCGGTGGCTGGCGACGCTGCCCTGGAAGCGGGCCAAGCTGGTGCTGCATGGAACCAAAAATTGGGTTTCGGCGAACGCGCTGGACGGCGCAGCGCTGGAGTTTCGCGCGAGCGAATGGCGTCGTGATTCACGCCTGGAGCTGATCTTTGCCGAGGCCCAGGATCAGGAGGCCCTAACGCTCGGCCTGCGCCGCTGTCTGGTCGAAGCCGCTCCTCAGTAG
- a CDS encoding DUF3617 domain-containing protein, translated as MNRLLTALAFTALFFSLSAQAAPIQPGLWEFSSRNVEVDGQEMPGMNEMLEQLQNLPPEQRKMMEDMLAAQGVQLGGQGVRICLSEAQVNAEALPFSDQPDCTQEITERSERRWKFSFSCPEASGQGETRFISEREFVSVLETSYSVGGEQGSSRMESHARWIGEDCGTLKPAK; from the coding sequence ATGAATCGCCTGCTGACTGCCCTCGCTTTCACCGCCCTATTCTTTTCTCTTTCCGCCCAGGCCGCGCCCATTCAGCCCGGTCTCTGGGAGTTCTCCAGCCGCAATGTCGAGGTTGATGGCCAAGAGATGCCGGGCATGAACGAGATGCTCGAACAGCTGCAGAACCTGCCTCCTGAACAGCGGAAAATGATGGAGGACATGCTTGCCGCCCAAGGCGTGCAGCTGGGCGGTCAGGGTGTGCGCATCTGCCTGAGCGAGGCGCAGGTGAACGCCGAGGCGCTGCCCTTCAGCGATCAGCCGGACTGTACCCAGGAAATCACCGAGCGCAGCGAGCGCCGTTGGAAGTTCAGCTTCAGCTGCCCGGAAGCCAGCGGCCAGGGCGAAACCCGCTTTATCAGCGAGCGCGAATTCGTCAGCGTGTTGGAAACCAGTTACAGCGTTGGCGGCGAGCAAGGCAGCAGTCGCATGGAATCCCATGCGCGCTGGATTGGCGAGGATTGCGGCACACTGAAGCCTGCGAAATAG
- a CDS encoding DUF4105 domain-containing protein, whose translation MLAALVSLAGPASAALSLSLDQQPLQPAEHAASQALLDEALAALPPRMLQQLDRQVRVRWSTRLPHQAYGRAGGNLIELNRRLLPSLTDGSAARQRTDRVHGTVRQELLATLIHELTHLYDRARLWSPAERSHQAFCRQRAASLGLIGLPEACRGQTQRRFTLSDDPYLLDIAGWPQRVGSRGERERHNAQVARSPDTYELTSPLEFVAVNLEYFLLDPSYACRRPSLHRYFREHFGWQPAKAEQCADGYPILNAGGDFGRTPLLRLDPKRVYEVDYLFAEANDAWVSRWGHSMLRLVICAPERTPGPDCRLDLDHHLVLSFRAFVGDVQLSSWDGLTGAYPSRLFVLPLGQVIDEYTKVELRSLASIPLKLERREIEMLVERSAELHWSYDGDYYFLSNNCAVETLKLLRSGTRREELTALDSILPNGLLGMLINRNLANASVLDDPREALRLGYRFDSYRDRYQAMFNVLQERLGLPQQTVEQWLELTASERQPWITRADLRASAAMLLVEQAALRQQLLLAQEELKKRYLSGRERGDASLAKADGALQQILANSGYLSRPAELLNDEGYGLPQAGEWLRLEEQSDQRQAQLNQLSGELEREVRLLLNDERRLELESIERNLEQIGQHLRQLHKAEGGLELR comes from the coding sequence ATGCTGGCGGCGCTGGTCAGCCTCGCCGGTCCGGCCAGCGCCGCTCTGAGCCTTTCGCTCGACCAACAACCGCTGCAACCGGCCGAACACGCCGCCAGCCAGGCGCTGCTTGATGAAGCCCTGGCTGCATTGCCCCCGCGCATGCTGCAGCAGCTGGACCGCCAGGTGCGCGTGCGTTGGAGTACCCGCCTGCCCCACCAGGCCTACGGGCGCGCCGGCGGCAACCTGATCGAACTGAATCGACGACTGTTGCCATCACTTACCGACGGCTCCGCCGCTCGCCAGCGCACTGACCGGGTCCATGGCACCGTGCGCCAGGAATTGCTGGCCACGCTGATTCACGAACTGACGCACCTCTACGATCGCGCCCGCCTGTGGTCGCCGGCAGAGCGCAGCCACCAGGCCTTCTGCCGCCAGCGCGCCGCCAGCCTCGGCCTGATCGGCCTGCCGGAAGCCTGCCGCGGGCAGACCCAGCGACGCTTCACCCTGAGCGATGACCCCTATCTGCTGGACATTGCCGGCTGGCCACAGCGGGTCGGCAGCCGCGGTGAGCGCGAACGGCACAACGCCCAGGTGGCGCGCAGCCCTGACACTTACGAGCTGACCAGCCCGCTGGAGTTTGTCGCGGTCAACCTGGAGTACTTTCTCCTCGACCCTAGCTATGCGTGCCGCCGGCCTTCGCTGCACCGCTACTTTCGCGAGCACTTCGGCTGGCAGCCGGCCAAGGCTGAGCAGTGCGCCGACGGCTACCCGATTCTCAACGCCGGCGGCGACTTCGGCCGTACGCCACTGCTGCGCCTCGACCCCAAACGCGTCTACGAGGTGGACTACCTGTTCGCCGAAGCCAACGACGCCTGGGTCAGCCGCTGGGGCCACAGCATGCTGCGGCTGGTGATCTGTGCACCGGAGCGCACGCCCGGTCCCGATTGCCGGCTGGATTTGGATCACCATCTGGTGCTGTCCTTCCGGGCTTTTGTCGGCGACGTACAGCTGTCCAGCTGGGACGGCCTGACCGGTGCCTATCCCTCGCGCCTGTTCGTACTGCCGCTGGGCCAGGTGATTGATGAATACACCAAGGTTGAGCTGCGCAGCCTGGCCTCGATTCCGCTGAAACTTGAGCGACGCGAGATCGAGATGCTGGTCGAGCGCAGCGCCGAGCTGCATTGGAGTTACGACGGCGACTATTACTTTCTTTCCAACAACTGCGCGGTGGAGACCCTCAAGCTGCTGCGCAGCGGCACCCGCAGGGAGGAGCTGACGGCCCTCGACAGCATCCTGCCCAACGGCCTGCTGGGGATGCTGATCAACCGCAATCTGGCCAACGCCAGCGTGCTCGACGATCCGCGCGAGGCGCTGCGCCTGGGTTATCGCTTCGACTCCTACCGCGACCGCTATCAGGCGATGTTCAACGTCCTGCAGGAACGCCTCGGCCTGCCGCAGCAGACCGTGGAACAGTGGCTGGAACTGACAGCCAGCGAACGCCAGCCGTGGATAACCCGGGCCGATCTACGGGCCAGCGCAGCCATGCTGCTGGTGGAACAGGCCGCACTGCGCCAGCAATTGCTGCTGGCCCAGGAAGAACTGAAGAAGCGCTACCTCAGTGGGCGCGAGCGCGGTGATGCGAGCCTGGCCAAAGCCGATGGTGCACTGCAGCAGATCCTCGCCAACAGTGGTTACCTGAGCCGCCCCGCCGAGCTGCTGAATGACGAAGGCTATGGTTTGCCGCAAGCCGGTGAGTGGCTGCGTCTGGAAGAACAGAGCGATCAGCGCCAGGCCCAGCTCAATCAGCTCAGCGGCGAACTGGAGCGGGAAGTACGGCTGCTGCTGAACGACGAGCGCCGCCTGGAGCTGGAAAGCATCGAGCGCAACCTCGAACAGATCGGCCAGCACTTGCGCCAGCTGCACAAGGCCGAGGGCGGGCTGGAGCTGCGCTAG
- a CDS encoding DUF2388 domain-containing protein translates to MYKRLTTAALTALLACSAQAQTLVATSNIVINAVDRSVNFTSDVTSRISGMKLVLDARDEAASFVASAGDIRGARLEAAFDALRAEFADARQADDLALAKTILAL, encoded by the coding sequence ATGTACAAGAGACTTACCACCGCTGCGCTGACCGCCCTGCTCGCTTGCTCCGCCCAGGCGCAAACGCTGGTTGCCACCAGCAATATCGTCATCAACGCGGTGGATCGCAGCGTCAATTTCACCTCGGACGTGACCAGCCGCATCAGCGGCATGAAGCTCGTTCTCGATGCCCGCGACGAGGCCGCCAGCTTCGTTGCCAGTGCCGGTGATATTCGCGGCGCGCGCCTGGAAGCGGCCTTCGACGCCCTACGCGCCGAATTTGCCGATGCCCGCCAGGCAGACGATTTGGCCCTGGCCAAGACCATCCTCGCTCTGTGA
- a CDS encoding DUF2388 domain-containing protein, with translation MRRLTLATALCCACGFAQAFDATLGGVVASSYVTSQLTSLPFENKLIVDARDEAASFVASAGQLHGARLEAALRWMREQQPELVASDLELAEAILVQ, from the coding sequence ATGCGACGACTCACCCTTGCAACTGCACTCTGCTGTGCCTGTGGCTTTGCCCAGGCCTTTGACGCCACCCTGGGTGGCGTCGTGGCTTCCAGCTATGTCACCAGCCAACTGACCAGCCTGCCCTTCGAGAACAAGCTGATCGTCGATGCGCGGGACGAAGCGGCCAGCTTCGTTGCCAGTGCCGGCCAGCTCCACGGCGCACGCCTGGAAGCGGCCTTGCGCTGGATGCGTGAGCAACAACCGGAACTCGTGGCCAGTGATCTGGAACTGGCTGAAGCCATTCTCGTCCAATAA
- a CDS encoding DUF2388 domain-containing protein encodes MSKRLLILLASATLLAGTASASSFLATTDTLGASLANTVEGTSDLTSSIGDNKLVRDARDDAASFVASNGMQKGAQLEAALRHIRSQSPALEASDLELARAILSL; translated from the coding sequence ATGTCGAAACGCCTGCTGATTTTGCTTGCATCCGCCACCCTGCTAGCCGGTACTGCTTCGGCATCCAGCTTCCTTGCCACTACCGATACGCTGGGTGCCTCGCTGGCCAATACCGTCGAGGGCACGTCCGACCTGACTTCCTCCATCGGTGACAACAAGCTGGTGCGTGATGCCCGTGACGACGCCGCTTCGTTCGTCGCCAGCAACGGCATGCAAAAAGGCGCACAGCTGGAAGCGGCCCTGCGTCATATCCGCTCTCAGTCACCTGCCCTTGAAGCCAGCGACCTTGAGCTGGCCCGAGCGATCCTCAGCCTGTAA
- a CDS encoding DUF1127 domain-containing protein, whose protein sequence is MDRALPRIRSRRTPRYSLLQLWQLLRLWQTRARTRRQLASLDDRLLADAGISPGERMEELRKPFWR, encoded by the coding sequence ATGGATCGCGCCCTACCCCGCATCCGCTCCAGGCGCACTCCGCGCTACTCACTGCTACAGCTGTGGCAACTGCTGCGCCTATGGCAAACGCGCGCCCGAACGCGCCGCCAACTTGCCAGCCTCGATGATCGCCTGCTGGCCGACGCAGGCATCAGCCCGGGCGAGCGCATGGAAGAACTGCGCAAACCCTTCTGGCGCTGA
- a CDS encoding NAD(P)(+) transhydrogenase (Re/Si-specific) subunit beta gives MSMNLITLLYLVASVFFIQALKGLSHPTTSRRGNLFGMLGMAIAVLTTVGLIFKLGSELATTGIGYVIVGLLIGGSVGTVMAKRVEMTKMPELVAFMHSMIGLAAVFIAIAAVVEPQSLGIVAGMADPIPSGNRLELFLGAAIGAITFSGSVIAFGKLSGKYKFRLFQGAPVVFKGQHMVNLAVGLAILGLGLVYTFTGNITAFAILVALAFVIGVLIIIPIGGADMPVVVSMLNSYSGWAAAGIGFSLNNSMLIIAGSLVGSSGAILSYIMCKAMNRSFFNVILGGFGATADAGGPAGAQEARSVKSGSSDDAAFLLTNADTVIIVPGYGLAVARAQHALMELAEKLTHMGVTVKYAIHPVAGRMPGHMNVLLAEAEVPYEQVFEMEDINSEFGQADVVLVLGANDVVNPAAKTDPNSPIAGMPILEAYKAKTVIVNKRSMASGYAGLDNELFYMDKTMMVFGDAKKVVEDMVKAVE, from the coding sequence ATGAGCATGAACCTCATCACCCTTCTCTACCTCGTCGCTTCGGTGTTCTTCATCCAGGCGCTCAAGGGGCTGTCACACCCGACCACGTCGCGGCGCGGCAACCTGTTCGGCATGCTCGGCATGGCCATCGCCGTGCTCACCACGGTCGGGCTGATCTTCAAGCTGGGCAGCGAACTGGCCACCACCGGCATCGGCTACGTGATCGTCGGCCTGCTGATCGGCGGCAGCGTCGGCACCGTCATGGCCAAGCGCGTCGAAATGACCAAGATGCCCGAGTTGGTGGCCTTCATGCACAGCATGATCGGCCTGGCCGCGGTCTTCATCGCAATCGCCGCGGTGGTCGAGCCGCAGTCGCTGGGCATCGTCGCCGGCATGGCCGACCCGATTCCCTCCGGTAACCGCCTGGAGCTGTTCCTCGGTGCGGCCATCGGCGCCATCACCTTCTCCGGTTCGGTGATCGCCTTCGGCAAGCTGTCGGGCAAATACAAGTTCCGCCTGTTCCAGGGCGCGCCGGTGGTGTTCAAGGGCCAGCACATGGTCAACCTGGCGGTGGGTCTGGCAATCCTCGGCCTGGGCCTGGTCTACACCTTCACCGGCAATATCACCGCGTTCGCCATTCTGGTGGCACTGGCCTTCGTCATCGGCGTGCTGATCATCATCCCCATCGGCGGTGCGGACATGCCGGTGGTGGTGTCGATGCTCAACAGCTACTCCGGCTGGGCGGCAGCGGGTATCGGCTTCTCGCTGAACAACTCGATGCTGATCATCGCCGGTTCGCTGGTCGGTTCTTCCGGTGCGATCCTCTCCTACATCATGTGCAAGGCGATGAACCGCTCGTTCTTCAACGTCATCCTCGGTGGCTTTGGTGCCACTGCCGATGCCGGCGGCCCGGCGGGTGCCCAGGAAGCGCGCTCGGTGAAATCCGGCTCCAGCGATGATGCCGCGTTCCTGCTGACCAACGCCGACACCGTGATCATCGTCCCCGGCTACGGCCTGGCGGTGGCCCGTGCGCAACACGCACTGATGGAGCTGGCCGAAAAGCTGACCCACATGGGCGTGACCGTGAAGTACGCCATCCACCCGGTGGCCGGACGCATGCCGGGCCACATGAACGTGCTGCTGGCCGAGGCCGAGGTGCCCTACGAGCAGGTGTTCGAGATGGAGGACATCAACTCCGAGTTCGGCCAGGCCGACGTGGTACTGGTGCTGGGCGCCAACGACGTGGTCAACCCGGCGGCCAAGACCGATCCGAACTCGCCGATCGCCGGCATGCCGATCCTGGAGGCGTACAAGGCCAAGACCGTCATCGTCAACAAGCGCTCCATGGCCAGCGGTTATGCCGGCCTGGATAACGAACTGTTCTACATGGACAAGACCATGATGGTCTTCGGCGACGCCAAGAAAGTCGTCGAGGACATGGTCAAGGCTGTGGAATAA
- a CDS encoding NAD(P) transhydrogenase subunit alpha has product MDLISDGIYNLIIFVLAIYVGYHVVWNVTPALHTPLMAVTNAISAIVIVGAMLAAALTVTPLGKVMGTLAVALAAVNVFGGFLVTRRMLEMFKKKDRSAAKAEGK; this is encoded by the coding sequence ATGGATCTGATTTCGGACGGCATCTACAACCTGATCATCTTCGTGCTGGCGATCTACGTCGGCTACCACGTGGTCTGGAACGTCACCCCTGCGCTGCACACACCGCTGATGGCGGTCACCAACGCCATTTCCGCGATCGTCATCGTCGGCGCCATGCTGGCCGCCGCGCTGACCGTCACCCCGCTGGGCAAGGTCATGGGCACCCTGGCTGTGGCGCTGGCGGCGGTCAACGTCTTCGGTGGCTTCCTGGTTACCCGGCGCATGCTGGAAATGTTCAAGAAGAAGGACCGCAGCGCGGCCAAGGCAGAGGGCAAGTAA
- a CDS encoding Re/Si-specific NAD(P)(+) transhydrogenase subunit alpha, translating into MLIGVPLETRPGETRVAATPETVKKLVAQGHQVIVQSGAGMQSSVPDGAYEAAGATIVEAAATFAANIVLKVNAPNETELAQMQPGTVLIGMLNPFDNANIARMAERGITAFALEAAPRTSRAQSLDVLSSQANIAGYKAVMIAANQYPRFMPMLMTAAGTVKAARVLILGAGVAGLQAIATAKRLGAVVEASDVRPAVKEQIESLGAKFVDVPCETEEERECAEGVGGYARPMPQSWMERQAKAVHERAKQADIIITTALIPGRKAPVLLQEATVAEMKPGSVIVDLAAAQGGNCPLTVADQVVISHGVTLVGYSNLATLVPADASALYARNLLDFLKLVIDKDGQFQLNLEDDIVAACLMCRDGQVVRTNG; encoded by the coding sequence ATGCTCATTGGTGTTCCTCTCGAAACCCGCCCTGGCGAAACGCGGGTTGCCGCTACGCCGGAAACCGTCAAGAAACTCGTTGCCCAAGGTCACCAGGTCATTGTGCAGAGCGGTGCCGGTATGCAGTCCAGCGTGCCGGACGGTGCCTACGAGGCAGCTGGCGCGACCATCGTCGAGGCCGCGGCGACCTTCGCAGCAAACATCGTGCTGAAGGTAAACGCACCGAACGAAACCGAGCTGGCGCAGATGCAGCCGGGTACCGTGCTGATCGGCATGCTCAACCCCTTCGATAACGCCAATATCGCCCGCATGGCCGAGCGCGGCATCACTGCGTTCGCCCTGGAAGCCGCGCCGCGTACCTCCCGCGCGCAGAGCCTGGATGTGCTGTCGTCCCAGGCCAACATCGCCGGCTACAAGGCGGTGATGATCGCGGCCAACCAGTATCCGCGCTTCATGCCCATGCTGATGACCGCAGCCGGCACGGTGAAGGCTGCACGCGTGCTGATCCTCGGGGCCGGCGTCGCCGGATTGCAGGCCATTGCCACGGCCAAGCGCCTGGGCGCAGTGGTGGAAGCCTCCGATGTGCGCCCGGCGGTAAAGGAGCAGATCGAGTCGCTTGGCGCCAAATTCGTCGATGTTCCCTGCGAAACTGAAGAGGAACGCGAGTGCGCCGAAGGTGTTGGCGGCTATGCCCGACCCATGCCGCAATCCTGGATGGAGCGCCAGGCCAAGGCCGTCCATGAGCGCGCCAAGCAGGCCGACATCATCATCACCACAGCGCTGATCCCCGGTCGCAAGGCGCCCGTGCTGTTGCAAGAAGCCACCGTCGCCGAGATGAAGCCCGGCTCGGTGATCGTCGACCTGGCCGCAGCCCAGGGCGGCAACTGCCCGCTGACCGTCGCCGACCAGGTGGTGATCAGCCACGGCGTCACCCTTGTCGGCTACAGCAACCTGGCCACCCTGGTGCCGGCGGATGCTTCAGCGCTCTACGCGCGCAACCTGCTGGATTTCCTCAAGCTGGTCATCGACAAGGACGGTCAGTTCCAGCTCAACCTCGAAGACGACATCGTCGCCGCGTGCCTGATGTGCCGCGACGGCCAGGTCGTGCGGACCAACGGTTAA
- the gspE gene encoding type II secretion system ATPase GspE encodes MAEMNLNELPPVLDEPVRRRLPFAFARRHGVILLEAGGKPCLGLREGAALTAVQEAQRVVGGPLPVQWLAEADFDQALAAAYQHDSSATMQMVEGLGEGMDLNSLADQIEQTEDLLEQEDDAPIIRLINALLGEAIKESASDIHVETFEKRLVIRFRVDGILREVVQPKRELAALLVSRIKVMARLDIAEKRVPQDGRISLRVGGREVDIRVSTLPSANGERVVLRLLDKQAGRLTLQHLGMSERDRQRMEQAVKRPHGIILVTGPTGSGKTTTLYASLTTLNDRTRNILTVEDPIEYNLEGIGQTQVNTKVDMTFARGLRAILRQDPDVVMVGEIRDQETADMAVQASLTGHLVLSTLHTNSAIGAVTRLVDMGVEPFLISSSLLGVLAQRLVRVLCDDCKRAYVADAAECALFGVDPSEAPTLYHAEGCDSCRQLGYRGRTGIYELVLFDDTLRSMIHTRATEQDMLRHARELGPSIREDGLRKVREGVTTIEEVLRVTSAERRSGQGDRRQGGDRRGTARDRRSTDR; translated from the coding sequence ATGGCCGAAATGAACCTGAACGAATTACCGCCCGTACTGGATGAACCGGTACGTCGACGCCTGCCTTTCGCCTTTGCCCGGCGGCACGGTGTGATTTTGCTGGAGGCAGGCGGAAAACCCTGTCTGGGTCTGCGTGAAGGCGCAGCGCTGACCGCGGTACAGGAGGCGCAGCGGGTGGTCGGTGGGCCGCTGCCGGTGCAGTGGTTGGCCGAGGCCGACTTCGACCAGGCTCTGGCTGCCGCCTATCAGCATGATTCGTCGGCGACGATGCAGATGGTCGAAGGCCTGGGCGAGGGCATGGACCTCAACAGCCTGGCCGACCAGATCGAACAGACCGAGGATCTGCTGGAGCAGGAAGACGATGCGCCAATCATCCGCCTGATCAACGCGCTGTTGGGCGAAGCGATCAAGGAAAGCGCCTCGGACATCCATGTCGAAACCTTCGAGAAGCGCCTGGTGATCCGCTTTCGCGTGGACGGCATTCTGCGCGAGGTGGTGCAGCCCAAGCGCGAGCTGGCGGCGTTGCTGGTGTCGCGGATCAAGGTCATGGCGCGGCTGGATATCGCCGAGAAGCGCGTGCCCCAGGATGGGCGGATTTCCCTGCGGGTGGGCGGTCGCGAGGTGGATATCCGGGTGTCGACGCTGCCGTCGGCCAATGGCGAGCGGGTGGTGCTGCGCCTGCTCGACAAGCAGGCCGGGAGGCTGACCCTGCAGCATCTGGGCATGAGCGAGCGCGACCGCCAGCGCATGGAGCAGGCGGTCAAGCGCCCCCACGGGATCATTCTGGTGACCGGCCCCACCGGCTCGGGCAAGACCACCACGCTGTACGCCAGCCTGACCACGCTCAACGACCGCACGCGCAACATCCTCACCGTTGAAGATCCCATCGAATACAACCTCGAAGGCATCGGCCAGACCCAGGTCAACACCAAGGTGGACATGACCTTCGCCCGCGGCCTGCGCGCCATCCTGCGCCAGGACCCGGATGTGGTGATGGTCGGCGAGATCCGCGACCAGGAAACTGCCGACATGGCGGTGCAGGCCTCGCTTACCGGCCACCTGGTGCTGTCGACGCTGCACACCAACAGCGCCATCGGCGCGGTGACCCGGCTGGTGGACATGGGCGTCGAGCCCTTCCTGATTTCCTCGTCGCTGCTTGGTGTGCTGGCCCAGCGGTTGGTGCGGGTGCTTTGCGATGACTGCAAGCGCGCCTATGTCGCCGATGCCGCCGAATGTGCGCTGTTCGGCGTCGACCCCAGCGAGGCGCCGACGCTGTACCACGCCGAGGGCTGTGACAGCTGCCGCCAGCTGGGCTATCGCGGGCGTACCGGCATCTACGAACTGGTGCTGTTCGACGACACCCTGCGCAGCATGATTCATACCCGCGCCACCGAGCAGGACATGCTGCGCCACGCCCGTGAACTGGGCCCGAGCATTCGCGAAGACGGACTGCGCAAGGTCCGGGAAGGCGTGACCACCATCGAGGAGGTGCTGCGTGTCACCAGCGCCGAGCGCCGCTCCGGGCAGGGGGATCGCAGGCAGGGCGGTGATCGCCGGGGTACCGCTCGTGACCGCCGGAGCACGGACCGATGA
- the xcpS gene encoding GspF family T2SS innner membrane protein variant XcpS, whose protein sequence is MAAFEYVALDPRGRQQKGLIEADSPRQARQLLRDKQWSPLEVKQARSREDSGTGGFSFGRGLSARDLALVTRQLATLVQAALPIEEALRATAAQASSQRIKSMLLAVRARVMEGHSLAAALREYPSAFPELYRATVAAGEHAGHLGLVLDQLADYTDQRQQSRQKIQLALLYPVILLVASLAIVVLLLGYVVPDVVKVFVNTGQELPGLTVGLIATSEAVQRWGWLMLLGIVVAGVGMRLALRDENLKRRWHAFILRIPLVGRLTRATNTARFASTLAILTRSGVPLVDALGIAAAVIGNLRIRERVVEAAQRVREGGSLTRALDATGEFPPMMLHMIASGEKSGELDQMLSRTARNQENDLAAQISLLVGLFEPFMLVFMGAVVLVIVLAILLPILSLNQLVG, encoded by the coding sequence ATGGCCGCCTTCGAGTACGTCGCGCTGGATCCGCGCGGGCGCCAGCAGAAGGGCCTGATCGAGGCGGACAGCCCGCGCCAGGCCCGGCAGCTGTTGCGCGACAAGCAATGGTCGCCGCTGGAGGTCAAGCAGGCGCGCTCCAGGGAAGACAGCGGCACGGGCGGCTTCAGTTTCGGCCGCGGTCTGTCGGCCCGCGACCTGGCACTGGTTACCCGCCAGCTGGCAACGCTGGTGCAGGCCGCATTGCCCATTGAGGAAGCGCTGCGTGCCACCGCCGCCCAGGCCAGTTCGCAGCGGATCAAGTCGATGTTGCTGGCGGTGCGTGCTCGGGTGATGGAGGGCCACAGCCTGGCGGCAGCCCTGCGCGAATACCCATCGGCGTTTCCCGAGCTTTATCGCGCCACGGTTGCTGCAGGCGAGCACGCCGGACATCTGGGGCTGGTGCTCGATCAGCTCGCCGATTACACCGATCAGCGTCAGCAGTCGCGGCAGAAGATTCAGCTGGCGCTGCTGTACCCGGTGATCCTGCTGGTGGCCTCGCTGGCCATCGTGGTGCTGCTGCTCGGCTATGTAGTGCCGGATGTGGTCAAGGTCTTCGTCAACACCGGTCAGGAACTTCCGGGCCTGACCGTCGGCCTGATTGCCACCAGCGAGGCGGTGCAGCGCTGGGGTTGGCTGATGTTGCTGGGCATCGTCGTGGCGGGTGTGGGCATGCGGCTGGCCCTGCGTGACGAAAACCTCAAGCGTCGCTGGCACGCGTTCATTCTGCGTATTCCGCTGGTCGGGCGGCTGACAAGGGCAACCAATACCGCGCGCTTCGCCTCAACCCTGGCAATTCTCACCCGCAGCGGCGTGCCGCTGGTGGACGCTCTGGGCATTGCCGCCGCGGTGATCGGCAACCTGCGCATTCGCGAGCGGGTGGTCGAAGCGGCGCAGCGCGTGCGCGAGGGCGGCAGTCTGACTCGCGCGCTGGACGCCACCGGAGAGTTTCCTCCGATGATGCTGCACATGATCGCCAGCGGGGAAAAGTCCGGTGAGCTGGATCAGATGCTGTCGCGCACCGCCCGCAATCAGGAAAACGATCTGGCCGCACAGATTTCACTGCTGGTCGGGCTGTTCGAGCCGTTCATGCTGGTGTTTATGGGGGCAGTGGTACTGGTCATCGTACTGGCCATCCTGCTGCCGATTCTTTCTCTCAACCAATTGGTGGGGTAA